AAATTTTATATGAACGGGAAAATCCGGGTAGTTTGTCAGAAATTCAGTTTTTAGGTTCAGGGCTTTTTCTTTAGCGTCCAAACTTGAACTAAAAAAGATCTCAACCCTGTATCCATCCATCCCCTCTCTTTTTTGGTTCTTTTCAATATGCCATTTTAGCATTTTGTCGAGCCGTGCGTCTCTATTCACATCAAGTCGTTCCAAAATTGCAATGCTACTTGTATCAGCAGCCATTTCTTCAGAAAGATCAACTTGGGC
This is a stretch of genomic DNA from uncultured Draconibacterium sp.. It encodes these proteins:
- a CDS encoding SPOR domain-containing protein, with translation MRTFLLVLVGLLATNFSFAQVDLSEEMAADTSSIAILERLDVNRDARLDKMLKWHIEKNQKREGMDGYRVEIFFSSSLDAKEKALNLKTEFLTNYPDFPVHIKFIAPNFRVRVGDFRTKNEALKLYKQVQKNYPAAFIVPDVIDFPLLKQNQYE